In one Dermacentor albipictus isolate Rhodes 1998 colony chromosome 4, USDA_Dalb.pri_finalv2, whole genome shotgun sequence genomic region, the following are encoded:
- the LOC135914048 gene encoding solute carrier family 22 member 15-like isoform X2, which yields MASRMDVDQVFHIVGEVGAQQILYFIYTAILGGLFVSGEMLQIVFTGAAPEFQCWNGSTPSSSGCVNDRCEHPHYTSRFTSIATEWNLICHDAYFVKMVQAVFMSGVMSGAYVFGFISDQYGRRRTLPFAAIAMSVMTFFGAFAPSLALHAICRFFAGMTTAAVALVTFVLMTELVGPSKRALLGTLFPCVFALGIGLHAALAYFIPDWRHYSIATALLSALFVPLALLLPESPRWLLLHGQRAKARQVLVDIAVRNGKVHCLPRTWDLQEPKVHHKGSNPMLLFTSQTLRARTLIQIFLWLVNGITYYALTMAASSLGGDLYMSTALSGLIELPGYLLSAFLLSYVGRRRSLCAVMLIGSGASIAMQFSDQLNYSTAVRDIVSLSAKMCIAMSFAMIYVYSAELMPTIVRNVGMGIVSVAARIGGIISPFVSLLFDSWSAVHRSWRHDACLRPICSRTARDRGPPLARDHRGNRG from the exons GCAGAATGGATGTCGACCAAGTGTTTCACATTGTTGGCGAAGTCGGGGCACAGCAGATCCTCTACTTTATCTACACTGCTATCCTCGGCGGGTTGTTTGTCAGCGGGGAGATGCTGCAAATTGTGTTCACCGGCGCGGCGCCGGAGTTTCAGTGCTGGAATGGCTCAACACCTTCATCGTCGGGCTGCGTGAACGACCGATGCGAGCATCCGCACTACACGTCGAGGTTTACGTCAATAGCCACCGAG TGGAATCTCATCTGCCATGATGCATACTTCGTGAAGATGGTGCAAGCAGTCTTCATGTCCGGCGTTATGTCTGGTGCCTATGTGTTTGGCTTCATCTCTGACCAGTATGGACGACGTCGTACACTACCATTCGCTGCCATCGCCATGTCAGTCATGACATTCTTTGGGGCATTTGCCCCAAGCCTGGCACTACATGCCATCTGCCGCTTCTTTGCTGGCATGACCACGGCTGCTGTAGCGCTCGTTACATTCGTGCTCATGACAGAACTTGTTGGGCCATCCAAGCGGGCACTGCTGGGCACACTATTCCCATGTGTCTTTGCTTTGGGCATTGGACTGCATGCTGCACTCGCCTATTTCATTCCCGACTGGCGCCACTACTCCATCGCCACAGCACTCCTGAGTGCTCTCTTCGTACCCCTTGCACT GCTCCTGCCAGAAAGCCCGCGTTGGCTGCTTCTGCACGGTCAGCGAGCGAAGGCACGACAGGTCCTTGTGGACATAGCAGTGCGCAACGGCAAGGTGCATTGCCTGCCGCGTACCTGGGACTTGCAGGAACCCAAGGTGCACCACAAAGGCTCCAACCCGATGCTGCTGTTCACTAGTCAGACCCTGCGTGCTCGAACTCTCATCCAAATCTTCCTTTG GTTAGTAAATGGCATCACCTACTACGCACTGACAATGGCTGCCAGCAGCCTAGGTGGCGACCTTTACATGAGCACGGCCCTGTCGGGCCTGATCGAGCTACCGGGTTACCTGTTGTCAGCATTCCTGCTCAGTTATGTTGGCAGGCGGCGCTCGCTGTGTGCTGTGATGCTGATTGGCAGCGGGGCAAGCATTGCAATGCAGTTTTCAGATCAGC TAAACTACAGCACTGCAGTGCGTGACATTGTCTCACTCAGCGCCAAGATGTGCATTGCGATGTCCTTTGCCATGATCTATGTCTACTCAGCTGAGCTCATGCCTACTATTGTGAG GAATGTTGGAATGGGCATTGTTTCCGTCGCAGCAAGAATTGGCGGCATAATCTCTCCATTTGTCAGCTTGCTG